A stretch of the Actinoalloteichus fjordicus genome encodes the following:
- a CDS encoding sensor histidine kinase, with protein sequence MTTATTRRVKRLPLLGWSFIFTVYSLLGIGLIVLMTVSSALLVLTVGLPLVVGFAYSIRGYNDVYRLWAGHILGTSVIRPYRPIPKGNLFSRLRVIGSDPATYRDYAWLWINAILGFAISLVSLALFASTIFYGIMPGLVQIVPEGVLDLYLGPVEVSRTQNTLLYWVFALISFGLWWWLAPKMMVGYARLAAVMLGISERARLSLRVDALASSRAETVGTQAAELRRIERDLHDGAQARLVALGMSLGMAEEMLSNNPAVAQELLTEARQSTSLALSELRDLVRGIHPPVLSDRGLTGGIQALAIGSPLQVQVDVVLPARLPAPVESAAYFAVAEVLTNAAKHSGATEAWVRARHVRGSLSVLVGDDGRGGVVQDSAGGLHGIERRLNAFDGTMHISSPVGGPTIVSMELPCVPE encoded by the coding sequence ATGACCACCGCGACCACACGGAGAGTCAAGCGGCTTCCGCTGTTGGGCTGGTCGTTCATCTTCACCGTCTACTCGCTGTTGGGCATCGGGCTCATCGTGTTGATGACGGTGAGCAGTGCGCTGCTGGTCCTGACGGTCGGCCTGCCGCTGGTCGTGGGATTCGCCTACTCCATCCGCGGCTACAACGACGTCTATCGGCTCTGGGCCGGGCACATCCTGGGCACGTCGGTCATCCGCCCGTACCGGCCGATCCCGAAGGGCAACCTGTTCAGCAGGCTCCGCGTGATCGGCAGCGATCCCGCCACCTACCGGGACTACGCCTGGCTGTGGATCAACGCCATCCTCGGGTTCGCGATCTCCCTCGTGTCGCTCGCACTGTTCGCGTCCACGATCTTCTACGGCATCATGCCGGGCCTGGTGCAGATCGTCCCCGAGGGCGTTCTCGACCTGTACCTCGGGCCCGTCGAGGTCTCCCGCACCCAGAACACCCTGCTGTACTGGGTGTTCGCGCTGATCTCCTTCGGCCTGTGGTGGTGGCTGGCGCCAAAGATGATGGTGGGCTACGCGCGGCTGGCGGCAGTCATGCTCGGCATCAGCGAGCGCGCCCGCCTGTCGCTGCGGGTCGACGCGCTGGCCAGCTCCCGCGCCGAGACCGTGGGCACCCAGGCGGCGGAGCTGCGGCGTATCGAGCGGGATCTGCACGACGGTGCCCAGGCCCGGCTGGTGGCGCTGGGAATGAGCCTCGGGATGGCCGAGGAGATGCTGTCCAACAACCCGGCCGTCGCGCAGGAGCTGCTCACCGAGGCCCGCCAGTCGACCAGCCTCGCGCTGTCCGAGCTGCGGGACCTGGTCCGCGGCATCCATCCCCCGGTGCTCTCCGACCGAGGCCTGACCGGCGGCATCCAGGCCCTCGCCATCGGTAGCCCGCTTCAGGTGCAGGTCGACGTCGTGCTGCCCGCCAGGCTGCCCGCTCCGGTGGAGTCGGCCGCCTACTTCGCGGTCGCCGAGGTGCTCACCAATGCTGCGAAGCACAGCGGCGCCACCGAGGCATGGGTACGCGCACGCCACGTCCGAGGCTCACTCAGTGTGCTGGTCGGCGACGACGGCCGAGGCGGCGTCGTGCAGGACTCCGCAGGCGGGCTGCACGGGATCGAACGCAGGCTCAACGCCTTCGACGGGACGATGCACATCAGCAGCCCCGTCGGCGGACCGACGATCGTGTCGATGGAACTGCCGTGCGTGCCGGAGTGA
- a CDS encoding tetratricopeptide repeat protein, translated as MTSNRPPDHPDHGGTYSAEGHDASRVYQAQRDIVIGETSVESPPIAVVHQLRGLSEGRPDLFVGREAEVELLRSSLSPDQERQVTTTVVSAVAGMGGIGKTALVRHVARIAVDEQWFPAGALLADLHGYDSYASRRVLAHHLVGPLLRAIGVATLDPTPAGQFAQYHRQLGRLATRNRALLLILDNVADQEQIEALLPAERLHRVLITTREPLNAVVADQNLRLGLLDEQTAVALVSATMVKAWSADPRAHAQPAAMRELIRLCDMLPLALGIVAGILVAERDLTLADMVDELRDGATRLDVLTDGIRAVRTAFDLSWDRLPADQARLLSLVALNPGPDFALDTAVALADRPRQQTHTALRALVGAHLLERTSSRRWRVHDLIRLHSAEKLRDHEGGTGDERQRALAITRMLQHYLTSADAAAAHFDGAPATTPRFPTHEAARRWLDEERGNLLAAVVLALPSHPEVALHLPLRLARYLHRQRHFDDMITAHQTAVRAARRLGDRRAEGTALNNLGTGLQEARRFEEAVAAHQQDLAICRRIGDRHAEGTALNNLGIALQEIRRFPEAVDAHRQDLAICRETGDRDAEGVALSNLGIALQETGHLHEAMTAHQTAVDLYRELDDPGGQAAALNNLGIALQESQRFEDAVETHRAAASLYRQVGDRPAESLALSNLGLCLRRLSRIEEAVAAHRLDLVICRETGDRHAEGIALSNLGIALQEIGQLPEAVSAHQAAVDLYRRLGDRHGQAVAQNNLGVALRQLRHQEQDGMSGAEGGRSGSSDRAADRSGPRVDHADEAAAGGSRTGRTLSNLGLSIMRLLRSEDVIEAHQRATTLFRETDDRHGEGIAWNNLGLALQEAEQFTEAAPAHRQAAELFQQTEDRRGQGMALQHLGFALDAANLRAEARSAWRSALQVYVECDDQQRTLTLRRMLIDAGDHDLPG; from the coding sequence GTGACATCGAACCGCCCGCCGGATCACCCGGATCACGGCGGGACGTACTCCGCAGAAGGTCATGACGCATCCCGCGTCTACCAGGCACAGCGGGACATCGTGATCGGCGAGACCTCCGTCGAGTCTCCGCCGATCGCCGTGGTGCATCAGTTACGCGGCCTGTCAGAGGGCAGGCCGGACCTCTTCGTGGGGCGAGAAGCCGAGGTCGAGCTCCTGCGTTCGTCGTTGAGTCCCGACCAGGAACGACAGGTCACCACCACCGTTGTCTCCGCGGTGGCCGGGATGGGCGGGATCGGCAAGACCGCGCTCGTTCGTCATGTCGCCAGGATCGCGGTGGACGAGCAGTGGTTCCCGGCGGGTGCGCTGCTCGCGGACCTGCACGGCTACGACTCCTATGCGTCGCGTCGCGTCCTGGCCCACCACCTCGTCGGTCCGCTGCTCCGCGCCATCGGCGTGGCCACCCTCGACCCGACTCCGGCGGGCCAGTTCGCCCAGTACCACCGCCAACTCGGCAGACTGGCCACCCGCAACAGGGCGCTGCTGCTGATCCTGGACAACGTCGCGGACCAGGAGCAGATCGAGGCGCTGCTCCCGGCGGAGCGACTGCATCGGGTCCTGATCACGACTCGCGAGCCGCTGAACGCCGTGGTCGCCGACCAGAACCTGCGGCTGGGTCTGCTCGACGAGCAGACCGCCGTCGCGCTCGTGTCCGCGACGATGGTCAAGGCCTGGTCCGCCGATCCCAGGGCCCATGCCCAGCCCGCAGCGATGCGGGAGCTGATCAGGCTCTGCGACATGCTGCCGCTCGCCCTCGGCATCGTCGCGGGCATCCTGGTCGCCGAGCGAGACCTCACCCTGGCGGACATGGTCGACGAGCTCCGTGACGGCGCCACTCGACTGGACGTCCTCACCGACGGAATCCGCGCCGTCCGCACCGCGTTCGACCTCTCCTGGGATCGGCTGCCCGCCGACCAGGCCCGCCTTCTGAGCCTCGTGGCACTGAATCCCGGACCCGACTTCGCACTGGACACCGCCGTCGCGCTCGCGGACCGGCCTCGCCAGCAGACGCACACCGCACTCCGCGCCCTGGTCGGCGCACATCTGCTGGAGCGCACCAGCAGCAGGCGGTGGCGAGTCCACGACCTGATCCGCCTCCACTCCGCCGAGAAGCTCCGGGATCACGAGGGCGGAACCGGGGACGAACGCCAACGGGCGCTCGCGATCACGCGAATGCTCCAGCACTACCTCACGTCCGCGGACGCCGCCGCCGCGCACTTCGACGGCGCGCCCGCGACCACGCCCCGATTCCCGACTCATGAGGCCGCGCGCCGCTGGCTCGACGAGGAGCGGGGCAACCTCCTCGCGGCCGTGGTCCTGGCGCTCCCGTCGCATCCCGAGGTCGCCCTGCATCTGCCGTTACGGCTGGCCCGGTACCTGCACCGCCAGCGGCACTTCGACGACATGATCACCGCCCACCAAACCGCCGTCCGCGCCGCCCGCCGCCTCGGGGACCGCCGGGCCGAAGGTACTGCGCTGAACAACCTGGGCACCGGCCTCCAGGAGGCGAGGCGCTTCGAGGAGGCCGTGGCTGCGCATCAACAGGATCTCGCCATCTGTCGCCGCATCGGCGACCGGCACGCCGAGGGCACCGCGTTGAACAACCTCGGCATCGCGCTCCAGGAGATTCGACGCTTCCCCGAGGCGGTCGACGCACATCGCCAGGACCTCGCGATCTGTCGGGAGACCGGGGATCGCGACGCCGAGGGAGTGGCACTGAGCAACCTCGGCATCGCCTTGCAGGAGACGGGACACCTGCACGAGGCCATGACCGCCCACCAGACGGCCGTCGACCTCTACCGGGAACTGGACGATCCCGGTGGACAGGCGGCGGCACTGAACAACCTCGGCATCGCCCTCCAGGAGTCCCAGCGGTTCGAGGACGCCGTCGAGACACATCGCGCCGCGGCAAGCCTCTATCGACAGGTGGGCGACCGCCCTGCCGAGAGCCTCGCCCTGAGCAATCTCGGTCTCTGTCTGCGCAGGCTCTCCCGGATCGAGGAGGCGGTGGCCGCACATCGCCTGGACCTGGTGATCTGTCGGGAGACCGGCGATCGGCACGCCGAGGGCATCGCCCTGAGCAACCTCGGCATCGCCCTCCAGGAGATCGGACAGCTCCCCGAGGCGGTCAGCGCCCACCAGGCCGCCGTGGACCTCTATCGACGACTCGGGGACCGACACGGACAGGCCGTCGCGCAGAACAACCTCGGAGTCGCCCTTCGGCAGCTGCGCCACCAGGAACAGGACGGCATGTCCGGGGCCGAGGGCGGCCGTAGCGGCTCGTCCGATCGGGCGGCAGACAGGTCGGGGCCTCGGGTCGACCACGCGGACGAGGCGGCGGCGGGCGGTTCGCGAACCGGCCGCACGCTGAGCAATCTCGGCCTGAGCATCATGCGGCTGCTCCGATCCGAGGACGTCATCGAGGCACATCAGCGCGCGACCACGCTGTTCCGCGAGACCGACGATCGGCACGGCGAGGGCATCGCCTGGAACAACCTGGGGCTCGCGCTCCAGGAGGCCGAGCAGTTCACCGAGGCCGCCCCCGCGCACCGACAGGCCGCCGAGCTGTTCCAGCAGACCGAGGACCGCCGAGGTCAGGGCATGGCGCTCCAGCATCTCGGGTTCGCATTGGACGCGGCGAATCTGCGGGCGGAGGCACGGTCCGCATGGCGGTCGGCCCTGCAGGTCTATGTCGAATGCGACGACCAGCAGCGCACGCTGACGCTGCGCAGGATGCTGATCGACGCGGGCGATCACGACCTGCCCGGCTGA